In a single window of the Rhinolophus ferrumequinum isolate MPI-CBG mRhiFer1 chromosome 21, mRhiFer1_v1.p, whole genome shotgun sequence genome:
- the CCR7 gene encoding C-C chemokine receptor type 7, translating to MDLEKPMKSVLVVALLVIFQVCLCQDEVTDDYIGDNTTVDYTLFESVCFKKDVRNFKAWFLPIMYSIICFVGLLGNGLVVLTYIYFKRLKTMTDTYLLNLAMADILFLLTLPFWAYSAAKSWAFGVHMCKFIFGIYKISFFSGMLLLLCISIDRYVAIVQAVSAHRHRARVLFISKLSCVGIWMLATVLSTPELLYSGIQKSSSEQVLRCSLITEHVEALITIQVAQMVVGFLIPLVAMSFCYLVIIRTLLQARNFERNKAIKVIIAVVVVFIAFQLPYNGVVLAQTVANFNITTTSSCELSKQLNIAYDITYSLACVRCCVNPFLYAFIGVKFRNDLFKLFKDLGCLSQEQLRQWSSCRHIRRSSMSMEAETTTTFSP from the exons ATGGACTTGG AGAAGCCAATGAAAAGCGTGCTGGTGGTGGCTCTCCTTGTCATTTTCCAG GTGTGCCTGTGCCAAGATGAGGTCACAGATGATTACATCGGAGACAACACCACAGTGGACTACACGCTCTTCGAGTCCGTGTGCTTCAAGAAGGACGTGCGGAACTTTAAGGCCTGGTTCCTCCCAATCATGTACTCCATCATCTGCTTCGTGGGTCTGCTGGGCAACGGGCTGGTCGTGCTCACCTACATCTATTTCAAGAGGCTCAAGACCATGACTGATACCTACCTGCTCAACCTGGCCATGGCGGACATCCTCTTCCTCCTGACCCTTCCCTTCTGGGCATACAGTGCGGCCAAGTCCTGGGCCTTCGGTGTCCACATGTGCAAGTTCATTTTTGGCATCTACAAGATAAGCTTCTTCAGCGGCATGCTCCTACTTCTTTGCATCAGCATTGACCGCTATGTGGCCATCGTCCAGGCCGTCTCGGCCCACCGCCACCGTGCCCGCGTCCTTTTCATCAGCAAGCTCTCCTGTGTGGGCATCTGGATGCTGGCCACTGTGCTCTCCACCCCAGAGCTGCTGTACAGCGGCATCCAGAAGAGCAGCAGCGAGCAAGTGCTGCGGTGCTCTCTCATCACCGAGCACGTGGAGGCCTTGATCACCATCCAGGTGGCCCAGATGGTGGTGGGCTTTCTGATCCCCCTGGTGGCCATGAGCTTCTGCTACCTTGTTATCATCCGCACCCTGCTCCAGGCGCGCAACTTTGAACGGAACAAAGCCATCAAGGTGATCATCGCCGTGGTGGTGGTCTTCATAGCTTTCCAGCTGCCCTACAATGGGGTGGTCCTGGCCCAGACGGTGGCCAACTTCAATATCACGACCACCAGCAGCTGTGAGCTCAGCAAGCAACTCAACATCGCCTACGACATCACCTACAGCCTGGCCTGCGTCCGCTGCTGTGTCAACCCTTTCTTGTACGCCTTCATCGGCGTCAAGTTCCGCAATGACCTCTTCAAGCTCTTTAAGGACTTGGGCTGCCTCAGCCAGGAGCAGCTCCGGCAGTGGTCGTCCTGCCGGCACATCCGGCGTTCCTCGATGAGTATGGAGGCCGAGACCACCACCACCTTCTCCCCATAG